One genomic segment of Paraburkholderia hospita includes these proteins:
- the tauA gene encoding taurine ABC transporter substrate-binding protein: MNTRFFVRLIAPLLASAILGASPAHAADKTVTIGYQTDIEPSKIAQAKGLYEKDSGYQINWRKFNTGADVIAAMASGDVQVGFTGSSPLAAGVTRGLPIETFFVAAEIGSAEAFVVRNGSNINTPQDLIGKKIAVPFVSTTHYSLLAALKHWNIPADRVTILNLAPPEIAAAWQRGDIDGAYVWEPALGKIQKTGKVFTTSADVRKWGAPTFLAWVARKDFAQSHPDFLVSFAKVTGQVNEDYRKNGANWTASSPEVTAIARVSGSDPADVPPLLHGTTYPLLTEQSGSALLGGGTATALADTSKFLKEQKRLDSVLPDYRPTVTSAYVQQASKQ; encoded by the coding sequence ATGAATACACGGTTTTTCGTTCGCCTCATCGCGCCGCTGCTCGCCAGCGCGATTCTCGGCGCGTCGCCCGCGCATGCCGCCGACAAGACGGTCACCATCGGCTATCAGACCGACATCGAGCCTTCGAAGATCGCTCAAGCCAAAGGGCTCTACGAGAAGGACAGCGGCTACCAGATCAACTGGCGCAAGTTCAACACGGGCGCCGATGTGATCGCCGCGATGGCATCGGGTGACGTGCAGGTAGGCTTCACAGGCAGCAGTCCCTTGGCCGCGGGCGTCACGCGCGGCCTGCCGATCGAGACGTTTTTCGTCGCGGCGGAAATTGGCTCCGCCGAAGCATTCGTCGTGCGCAACGGCAGCAACATCAACACGCCACAGGATCTGATCGGCAAGAAGATCGCCGTGCCGTTCGTGTCGACCACGCATTACAGCCTGCTCGCAGCACTGAAGCACTGGAACATCCCTGCGGATCGCGTGACGATCCTCAATCTCGCCCCGCCCGAAATCGCGGCGGCGTGGCAGCGCGGCGACATCGACGGCGCGTATGTGTGGGAACCGGCGCTCGGCAAGATCCAGAAGACGGGCAAGGTCTTCACGACCTCCGCCGACGTACGCAAATGGGGCGCGCCGACCTTCCTCGCCTGGGTCGCGCGCAAGGACTTCGCGCAGTCGCACCCCGACTTTCTGGTGAGCTTCGCGAAGGTGACGGGCCAGGTGAACGAGGACTATCGCAAGAACGGCGCGAACTGGACGGCAAGTTCGCCGGAAGTGACGGCGATTGCGCGTGTCAGCGGATCGGACCCTGCCGACGTGCCGCCGCTGCTGCACGGCACGACTTATCCGCTGCTCACCGAGCAGTCGGGTAGCGCGCTGCTCGGCGGAGGCACGGCGACGGCCCTCGCGGACACGTCGAAATTCCT
- a CDS encoding RidA family protein, giving the protein MSSIVFHQSPTAAPPPPSARYSHAVKANGWLHVTGQLPVDPNAPDKPLPEGIEAQAKLCFHNIEQIVQHAGFALSDTVFVRIYLRDFNADYAGFNRVYDSYFDDAARLPARTTIGVAQLGRDARVEIDAVLYSAR; this is encoded by the coding sequence ATGTCTTCCATCGTGTTTCATCAGTCTCCAACAGCCGCCCCGCCGCCGCCATCGGCACGTTATAGCCATGCGGTAAAGGCCAACGGCTGGCTGCATGTGACAGGGCAACTTCCCGTCGATCCCAACGCTCCAGACAAGCCCTTGCCTGAGGGCATCGAAGCGCAGGCGAAGCTGTGTTTCCACAACATCGAACAAATCGTTCAACACGCGGGCTTTGCGCTGTCAGATACGGTTTTCGTGCGGATTTATCTGCGCGATTTCAACGCCGATTACGCCGGTTTCAACCGTGTCTATGACAGCTACTTCGACGATGCGGCGCGGCTGCCTGCGCGCACCACGATCGGCGTTGCGCAACTGGGCCGCGATGCCCGCGTCGAGATCGACGCGGTGTTGTATTCCGCGCGCTGA
- a CDS encoding GntR family transcriptional regulator, whose translation MRRNRQSTAPLYERIRDALHARILDGTYPPGSRLPIEHALCDSYGVSRITIRQALERLRQEGWIEKIHGQGTFVQRARAVQNISALQSFSEAMMPLGHRVSNRVESVHVVSVNSQLASRLQLEAEARVTEIQRVRLLDGLAVSFELTYAAREVGEQLLVADLENRDIFHVIEQDCGVRIGHADLSIRSMPASEKVALALGVGPGSALLGIERLVYSRDGAPVLFEALSYRGDAFQYQLSIERAKR comes from the coding sequence ATGAGAAGAAACAGACAATCCACCGCGCCCCTCTACGAGCGCATTCGCGACGCGCTGCATGCGCGCATTCTCGACGGCACTTATCCACCTGGATCGCGTCTGCCGATCGAGCATGCGCTGTGCGATTCGTACGGCGTGAGCCGGATCACGATCCGTCAGGCGCTGGAGCGATTACGTCAGGAAGGATGGATCGAAAAGATTCACGGCCAGGGCACCTTCGTGCAGAGAGCGCGCGCCGTGCAGAACATCAGCGCGCTGCAGAGCTTTTCCGAGGCGATGATGCCGCTCGGGCACCGCGTGTCGAACCGTGTCGAAAGCGTGCATGTGGTGAGCGTCAACAGCCAGCTCGCGAGCCGTCTGCAACTGGAAGCAGAAGCGCGCGTGACAGAAATTCAGCGCGTGCGCTTGCTCGATGGCCTGGCCGTGTCGTTCGAATTGACGTATGCGGCGCGAGAAGTAGGGGAGCAGTTGCTCGTTGCGGACCTCGAGAACCGCGATATTTTTCATGTGATCGAGCAGGATTGCGGCGTGCGCATTGGCCATGCCGATCTGTCGATCCGTTCGATGCCGGCGAGCGAAAAGGTCGCGCTCGCGCTGGGCGTCGGGCCCGGAAGTGCGTTGCTCGGGATCGAAAGGCTCGTGTACAGCCGCGATGGCGCGCCTGTTCTCTTCGAAGCGCTGAGCTATCGCGGCGATGCGTTCCAGTATCAGTTGAGTATCGAGCGGGCGAAGCGGTAG
- a CDS encoding DUF1488 family protein translates to MAKASAVINFPNPARIHDASRHCVCFWGYDNAREIVFQVDDVVLVKLNPNKDSDESSLLAAFDHNREKILEIARTVYTGGPQNKYTIS, encoded by the coding sequence ATGGCAAAAGCCAGTGCGGTGATCAACTTTCCCAATCCGGCCCGGATCCACGATGCGTCGAGACATTGTGTGTGCTTCTGGGGTTATGACAATGCCCGTGAGATTGTCTTCCAGGTCGATGATGTGGTGCTCGTCAAACTGAACCCCAACAAGGATTCTGACGAATCCTCGTTGCTCGCCGCATTCGACCACAACCGCGAAAAAATCCTGGAGATCGCGAGAACGGTGTACACCGGCGGCCCTCAGAACAAGTACACAATCTCCTGA
- a CDS encoding transglutaminase family protein, whose protein sequence is MSGPRCLTVRHKSVYRYSEPVSFGEHRMMFRPRSSHDLRLVSSELRIVPTPSRLHWMHDVFDNSVAVATFAEEASQLVFDSSVTLEHYEAPAPEYAIEPYAATWPFAYTNDEATELVNARSRRHPDADVDKWAQSFIAQGRDTSTMALLRDMTAEIKEQFLYARRTEKGVYRPADTLSFRSGSCRDFAVLMIDAVRSLGLAARFVSGYVFVPDHDATSGGGSTHAWLQIFLPGAGWVDFDPTNSIIGNQHLIRVAVAWDQHQALPLWGTWTGAPASFRGLDVDVSVTEDGC, encoded by the coding sequence ATGAGTGGACCGCGATGCCTCACGGTGCGGCACAAAAGCGTTTATCGCTATTCCGAGCCGGTGAGCTTCGGCGAACATAGGATGATGTTCCGCCCGAGGTCCAGCCATGATTTGCGTCTGGTTAGCTCGGAATTGCGTATTGTGCCGACGCCTTCGCGCCTGCACTGGATGCACGATGTCTTCGACAATTCAGTCGCAGTCGCGACGTTCGCCGAAGAGGCGTCCCAACTCGTATTCGATAGTAGCGTGACGCTCGAGCATTACGAAGCGCCCGCGCCCGAGTATGCGATCGAGCCGTATGCCGCAACCTGGCCATTCGCGTACACCAACGATGAAGCAACAGAACTGGTCAACGCACGAAGCCGGCGGCATCCCGATGCGGATGTCGACAAATGGGCCCAGTCTTTCATTGCGCAAGGCCGCGACACCTCGACGATGGCGTTGCTCAGAGACATGACGGCTGAGATCAAAGAGCAGTTTCTTTACGCCCGGCGCACGGAGAAAGGCGTCTACCGTCCGGCTGATACGCTGAGTTTTCGTAGTGGGAGTTGCCGGGATTTCGCGGTTCTGATGATCGATGCCGTTCGTTCTCTCGGACTCGCTGCACGGTTCGTCAGTGGCTATGTTTTTGTTCCGGATCATGACGCCACGTCAGGAGGTGGTTCCACTCACGCGTGGCTGCAGATATTTCTGCCCGGCGCAGGATGGGTGGATTTCGATCCGACCAACAGCATTATCGGAAATCAGCATCTGATCCGGGTTGCCGTGGCTTGGGACCAGCACCAGGCGTTGCCTTTGTGGGGAACGTGGACGGGCGCACCCGCGTCGTTCAGGGGTCTGGATGTCGACGTCAGTGTCACCGAGGACGGCTGTTGA
- a CDS encoding transglutaminase-like domain-containing protein gives MMLRVGYRLIYECEQHTPMMLMLNTHFSCVQNVRSADLLVVNPPVGIAQYRDGFGNLCSRLVAPPGRFEMSTTALLDVSDRPEETAFWGHQHPVEELPDECMVFLLGSRYCETDLLSEVAWELFGKVQPGRDRVQAICDFVHRHIDFGYEFARSTKTACHVYRERRGVCRDFAHLAVTFCRAMNIPARYCTGYISDVGVPPPHSAMDFAAWFEAYVGGSWQTFDPRNNVPRIGRVLMARGRDAADVAISNTFGPAKLVEFTVHCAPEEG, from the coding sequence ATGATGCTTCGCGTAGGCTATAGACTGATTTACGAGTGCGAGCAGCATACGCCAATGATGCTGATGCTCAACACGCACTTCTCGTGTGTGCAGAATGTGCGGTCGGCCGACCTTCTTGTCGTTAATCCACCCGTCGGCATTGCTCAGTATCGGGATGGTTTCGGTAATCTCTGCAGCCGGCTCGTTGCGCCGCCGGGCCGGTTCGAGATGTCGACGACCGCGTTGCTCGATGTCTCCGATCGGCCCGAGGAAACGGCATTTTGGGGTCACCAGCATCCCGTCGAGGAATTACCTGACGAATGCATGGTGTTTCTGCTGGGCAGCCGCTACTGCGAGACCGATTTGTTGTCCGAGGTCGCCTGGGAACTGTTCGGTAAGGTGCAGCCCGGCCGTGATCGCGTGCAGGCGATCTGTGATTTCGTACATCGGCATATCGACTTCGGCTATGAGTTTGCCCGATCGACGAAGACAGCATGTCATGTCTATCGCGAACGACGCGGGGTGTGCAGAGACTTTGCACATCTGGCGGTCACATTCTGCCGGGCGATGAATATTCCCGCGCGGTACTGTACGGGGTATATCAGTGACGTCGGGGTGCCGCCGCCTCATAGTGCGATGGATTTCGCGGCCTGGTTCGAAGCTTATGTGGGCGGGAGCTGGCAAACATTTGATCCGCGCAACAACGTGCCACGCATTGGACGGGTACTGATGGCCCGAGGACGGGATGCCGCCGACGTCGCAATCAGCAATACGTTCGGTCCGGCCAAGCTCGTTGAGTTCACCGTGCATTGCGCTCCTGAAGAGGGCTAG
- a CDS encoding type II toxin-antitoxin system HicB family antitoxin, translated as MQYPVYVCRDGDAGFRASFPDFPRAEAQGKSFGELKRNAQKVVELMYDQSEQLIPAPTNSTSELHELDMDDGEGLWMFIDINLARVTSKAVGVQISLLEDVLRQIDGDAKERHMTRSAYITLAAMHELRSRYGVQPATTPGSLRRFTDG; from the coding sequence ATGCAATATCCCGTTTATGTATGCCGCGATGGCGACGCTGGCTTTCGCGCCAGTTTCCCTGATTTTCCCCGCGCCGAAGCACAGGGAAAATCGTTTGGCGAATTGAAGCGCAATGCGCAGAAGGTCGTCGAGTTGATGTATGACCAAAGCGAGCAACTCATACCTGCGCCGACCAACAGCACATCGGAATTGCACGAGCTCGATATGGATGACGGGGAAGGACTCTGGATGTTTATCGACATCAATCTTGCGCGGGTGACATCGAAAGCAGTAGGCGTACAGATCAGTCTGCTCGAAGATGTGCTGCGGCAAATCGATGGCGATGCAAAGGAGCGTCACATGACCCGCTCCGCGTATATCACGCTTGCCGCGATGCACGAGCTTCGCAGCCGTTATGGCGTGCAGCCGGCGACTACACCCGGTTCGCTGCGGCGCTTTACAGACGGATGA
- a CDS encoding carbonic anhydrase, whose translation MDFFETLSHRNAEFAETGFNAALKMLPSQRTMIIGCVDPRVDPMDVLKLAPGEAAIIRNVGGRVNPALLETMAILGTVSRAAGEAVGDGWKLIVLQHTDCGINGCYHHAPRLLSKYMGVADDKLDDLAITDPYKAVALDVASLKANPNLPGGFTVTGLVYDVETGHVETVVPPAPLRPEQDQRQARPG comes from the coding sequence ATGGACTTTTTCGAAACGCTCTCTCACCGCAACGCTGAATTCGCGGAAACCGGCTTTAACGCCGCTCTGAAGATGCTGCCGTCGCAACGCACGATGATCATCGGTTGTGTCGATCCGCGCGTCGATCCAATGGACGTGCTCAAGCTGGCGCCGGGCGAAGCGGCCATCATCCGTAACGTCGGCGGACGCGTGAACCCGGCGCTGCTCGAAACGATGGCGATCCTCGGCACGGTGTCGCGCGCGGCAGGAGAAGCAGTCGGCGACGGCTGGAAGCTGATCGTGCTTCAGCATACCGATTGCGGAATCAATGGTTGCTACCATCACGCGCCGAGGTTGCTGTCGAAGTATATGGGTGTTGCAGACGACAAGCTGGACGATCTCGCAATTACCGATCCGTACAAGGCGGTCGCGCTCGACGTAGCATCGCTGAAAGCCAACCCGAATCTTCCGGGCGGATTCACGGTGACAGGTCTCGTCTATGACGTAGAGACCGGTCATGTCGAGACAGTCGTTCCTCCCGCGCCGCTGCGGCCCGAGCAGGATCAGCGCCAGGCTCGTCCAGGTTGA
- a CDS encoding SDR family oxidoreductase, which produces MTSAGSRSLLRKREPTAISNRIRKVIIMQLSNSVVLVTGANRGIGRVFVAELLKRGASKIYVAARDTTSLKALLKDGDRRLVPLPLDITDPDQVAAAAVIASDVTLLINNAGYAAFEGAISAPDIDHARHEMEVNYFGTLALTRAFAPVLARNGGGALLNMLSMLSLISLPVAATYSASKAASLSLTRSVRAELSAQGTQVVGVLAVQTDTEMGAKLPEPRMTPQEVVTDALDAIQAGTNDEIVAGDQSRGIHAAFTADPKGLQAKMSMRLPHARNPRLTRFLTINDRGSHGLFRNALSPQR; this is translated from the coding sequence ATGACATCCGCGGGTTCCCGCTCGCTTCTTCGAAAACGGGAACCCACCGCTATTTCCAATCGAATTCGAAAGGTCATCATCATGCAACTCTCTAACTCTGTCGTGCTTGTCACTGGCGCAAATCGTGGCATTGGGCGCGTATTTGTCGCCGAACTGCTCAAGCGAGGCGCGTCGAAGATCTATGTCGCCGCGCGTGACACCACATCGCTCAAAGCGCTTCTCAAAGATGGCGATCGACGGCTCGTGCCTCTTCCGCTCGACATCACCGACCCCGATCAGGTGGCCGCTGCCGCCGTCATTGCATCGGACGTGACGCTGTTGATCAACAACGCCGGCTACGCCGCGTTCGAAGGCGCCATCTCCGCGCCCGACATCGACCACGCCCGCCATGAGATGGAAGTCAATTATTTCGGCACGTTGGCGCTAACCCGCGCGTTCGCTCCCGTATTGGCCAGGAACGGTGGTGGCGCACTGCTCAACATGCTGTCGATGCTCTCGCTGATCAGCCTGCCCGTGGCGGCGACCTACTCGGCCTCCAAAGCGGCGAGCCTGTCGCTGACCCGCAGCGTGCGCGCTGAATTGAGCGCACAGGGTACGCAGGTGGTCGGCGTCCTCGCCGTTCAGACGGATACGGAAATGGGCGCGAAGCTGCCCGAGCCGCGCATGACGCCGCAGGAAGTCGTCACGGATGCGCTCGATGCGATCCAGGCCGGCACCAATGACGAGATCGTCGCCGGCGATCAATCTCGCGGCATTCACGCAGCCTTCACAGCCGATCCGAAGGGATTGCAGGCAAAGATGTCCATGCGGCTGCCACACGCGCGTAACCCCCGCCTAACCCGATTTCTCACGATAAACGATAGAGGTAGTCATGGACTTTTTCGAAACGCTCTCTCACCGCAACGCTGA
- a CDS encoding NmrA family NAD(P)-binding protein, whose product MSKKVLITGATGDTGRAAVRQSIALGLSVRAMVHRKDDRSAALEAFGAEVVVGDLLEINTVRDAMKGVDAAYLVWPVQPGLINATVNFAQAARETGVKTVINLSQRSANRESTSDSCRDTYIAEEILNWSGLPVIHLRPTYFLEWLLYPWQLPYLQQGILRMPVGKGRHSPIAADDQGRAIAALLKNPEGHIGTTIPLSGPVEMDHEQMATELSEALGRKIVFQDLPIDEYCSSIEAMGVPPYIVQHLRGAMADYHNGRMSGTDDNVEKLTGRRSMTVGEFARLHADKLNGK is encoded by the coding sequence ATGTCAAAGAAAGTCTTGATTACAGGCGCCACGGGCGATACGGGTCGCGCCGCGGTTCGCCAGTCGATCGCGCTCGGTCTCAGCGTACGTGCGATGGTGCATCGTAAAGACGACCGGTCGGCGGCGCTCGAAGCGTTCGGCGCTGAAGTGGTCGTCGGCGATCTTCTGGAGATCAATACCGTTCGCGACGCCATGAAAGGGGTGGACGCGGCTTATCTGGTTTGGCCCGTGCAGCCCGGACTGATCAACGCGACCGTGAACTTCGCCCAAGCCGCCAGGGAAACAGGCGTCAAGACCGTCATCAATCTCTCGCAGCGCTCAGCCAACCGCGAGTCCACCAGCGATTCGTGCCGCGACACGTATATCGCGGAAGAAATTCTCAACTGGTCGGGTCTGCCCGTCATTCATCTTCGTCCCACTTACTTCCTCGAGTGGCTGCTCTATCCCTGGCAACTTCCGTATCTGCAACAAGGCATTCTGCGTATGCCCGTCGGCAAGGGCCGTCACTCGCCCATCGCAGCCGACGATCAAGGCCGCGCCATTGCCGCGCTGCTGAAAAATCCGGAAGGCCATATCGGCACCACGATCCCGCTTTCCGGTCCCGTCGAAATGGATCACGAGCAGATGGCAACGGAATTGTCCGAGGCGCTCGGTCGCAAGATCGTCTTTCAGGATCTGCCGATCGACGAATACTGCAGCTCGATCGAGGCGATGGGCGTACCGCCTTATATCGTCCAGCATCTGCGCGGCGCAATGGCCGACTACCACAATGGCCGGATGTCCGGCACGGATGACAACGTCGAAAAGCTGACGGGCCGCAGGTCAATGACCGTTGGCGAATTCGCCCGCCTTCACGCCGACAAGCTCAACGGCAAATGA
- a CDS encoding NmrA family NAD(P)-binding protein: MMTTVLVSGASGDTGRPTVERLLEKGFHVRALVRKDDHRAQQLRNLGAEVVFGDMMSLRDIRLAMAGVQRAYFCFPLAEGLVEAAVIFAQAAKEQDLELIVNMSHKQSRPAARSKATQNHWLSEQIFNWSGVPSVHLRVTFFAEWLLYIAPQIRYGRYVMPYNKDSRFAPIAGSDIARIIAGVIDNSAPYVGKALALHGPVEYSHEELAAEVSRVLGKELPYEHVTVSTFLELFGLQHADAMRRHFEAVTIDQQEGLLAGTDSTGTEIIGQPLTTVEQFINANLSKFVIEYPLQAPAH, translated from the coding sequence ATGATGACCACAGTTCTCGTGAGCGGCGCTTCTGGCGACACCGGCCGTCCGACCGTCGAGCGCCTGCTCGAGAAGGGTTTTCATGTCCGCGCGCTAGTGCGCAAGGATGACCATCGCGCACAGCAACTGCGCAATCTGGGCGCCGAGGTCGTATTCGGCGACATGATGAGCCTGCGCGATATTCGCCTCGCCATGGCCGGCGTCCAGCGCGCCTATTTCTGCTTTCCGCTCGCCGAAGGGCTGGTCGAAGCGGCAGTGATCTTCGCACAGGCCGCAAAAGAGCAGGATCTGGAACTGATCGTGAACATGTCGCATAAACAGTCCCGTCCCGCCGCGCGCAGCAAGGCGACGCAAAACCACTGGCTCTCCGAGCAGATATTCAACTGGTCCGGGGTGCCTTCGGTGCACCTGCGAGTCACGTTCTTTGCCGAGTGGCTGCTCTATATCGCGCCACAGATCCGCTATGGCCGCTATGTGATGCCGTACAACAAGGACAGCCGCTTCGCACCCATCGCCGGCAGCGACATTGCGCGCATCATTGCGGGCGTTATCGACAATTCGGCCCCTTACGTCGGAAAGGCACTGGCGCTTCACGGGCCCGTCGAATACAGCCATGAGGAACTCGCCGCCGAAGTGAGCCGCGTGCTCGGTAAAGAGCTTCCCTACGAGCATGTCACCGTATCGACGTTTCTTGAACTGTTCGGCCTCCAGCATGCCGATGCGATGCGGCGCCATTTCGAAGCCGTCACGATCGATCAGCAAGAAGGACTGCTGGCAGGCACCGACAGCACCGGTACGGAAATCATCGGCCAGCCGCTGACGACGGTTGAGCAGTTCATCAACGCGAACCTGTCGAAGTTCGTCATCGAGTACCCGCTGCAAGCGCCCGCGCACTGA
- a CDS encoding LysR family transcriptional regulator — translation MKDVLTFRLYTRVARLGSFSAAARECGLAQSQVSRMIAELEAGLGARLLTRTTRAVVPTEAGLEFLARMEPILAAIDDAENSVRETGELRGVLRVAMPSTMAICVVLPRLSAFTERHPSLRVEVMLDDRWQDMIREAVDVGIRVGSLPDSAGTARLIGTMHRVVAASPAYLERHGTPALPEDIATHRIVGGPAGAHVSSWQFERDGETASVDVQPHVSTNDTAGALAAAVSGLGIVSTTSWACRSQVEDGTLVHLLPDWKMAELPVHAYFPMGRASRLAARAFVEFIATELKNEPLDFIGPCLVVGATAESGRR, via the coding sequence TTGAAGGACGTCCTTACGTTCAGGCTTTACACCCGCGTCGCGCGGCTCGGCAGCTTTTCGGCGGCGGCGCGGGAATGCGGACTGGCGCAATCGCAAGTGTCGAGAATGATCGCCGAACTCGAAGCGGGCCTCGGCGCTCGCTTGCTGACGCGAACAACGCGCGCAGTGGTGCCGACGGAAGCAGGTCTGGAGTTTCTAGCCCGCATGGAGCCGATATTGGCGGCCATCGATGACGCGGAGAACAGTGTTCGCGAGACGGGCGAATTGCGCGGCGTGCTGCGCGTTGCGATGCCTTCGACGATGGCCATCTGCGTGGTGCTGCCGCGCCTTTCCGCCTTCACAGAACGTCACCCGTCGCTCAGAGTCGAGGTCATGCTCGACGACCGGTGGCAGGACATGATTCGCGAAGCAGTCGACGTCGGCATCCGCGTGGGCAGTCTGCCGGACTCGGCGGGCACGGCCAGGTTGATCGGCACGATGCATCGGGTTGTCGCGGCTTCGCCTGCCTATCTCGAGCGGCACGGCACGCCGGCGTTGCCGGAGGACATCGCCACGCATCGCATCGTAGGCGGCCCGGCCGGGGCGCACGTGTCCTCATGGCAATTCGAGCGCGATGGCGAGACCGCATCGGTTGACGTGCAGCCGCATGTTTCGACCAACGACACGGCGGGCGCGCTTGCAGCGGCGGTTTCCGGCCTTGGAATCGTGTCGACGACATCATGGGCGTGTCGATCGCAAGTCGAAGATGGCACGCTCGTGCACCTGCTGCCCGATTGGAAAATGGCGGAACTGCCCGTGCATGCCTATTTTCCGATGGGGCGTGCCAGCCGTCTCGCAGCGCGTGCGTTTGTCGAGTTCATCGCGACCGAACTAAAAAATGAACCGCTCGACTTTATTGGACCGTGCCTTGTTGTCGGGGCTACCGCAGAATCTGGAAGAAGATGA
- a CDS encoding CPBP family intramembrane glutamic endopeptidase: MRSPDAGSSSFTGDTLFELGLNIPPWLMIPLALLATELLPLPLDYVADVFFPDQQIGGPGLGSRGIVSALILGCLIAPLAETAFNQWGCITLLRKKLGVSPWTAIVLSAALFAAMHTYSWKYMLTTFPIGIVLGYVFVVEQMRQGRAFWMVALIHSLRNAISIALVHYLP, translated from the coding sequence ATGCGATCACCAGATGCGGGGTCATCGTCATTTACCGGCGATACATTATTCGAACTCGGACTGAATATACCGCCGTGGCTAATGATTCCTTTGGCGTTGTTAGCCACCGAGTTGTTGCCCCTGCCGCTCGACTATGTTGCTGATGTGTTCTTCCCGGACCAGCAGATTGGCGGCCCGGGTCTAGGCTCACGCGGCATCGTCTCTGCCTTGATTCTCGGTTGCCTGATCGCACCTCTGGCTGAAACCGCATTCAACCAGTGGGGATGCATCACGTTACTTCGCAAGAAATTAGGTGTCAGCCCTTGGACAGCGATCGTGTTGTCGGCAGCGCTCTTTGCGGCTATGCATACCTATAGCTGGAAATACATGCTGACGACGTTTCCCATTGGTATCGTGCTGGGTTATGTATTCGTAGTCGAACAAATGCGTCAGGGCCGGGCCTTCTGGATGGTCGCGTTGATTCATTCGTTGCGAAACGCCATTTCTATTGCGCTTGTCCATTACCTGCCGTGA